The following nucleotide sequence is from Candidatus Thermoplasmatota archaeon.
CAGGTCCGATGTCCCCCAGCCCGAGGACTCTCGTCCCGTCGGAGACGACGGCGATAGTGTTCCACTTGTTCGTTTGATTGTAGACCTGCTCTGGCTCCTTCTGAATCAGCCTGCAGGGCTCGGCGACACCGGGTGTGTACCAGATCGCGAAGTCGTTGAAGTCTCGAACCGGTGCCTTGAGAGTCACCTCTATCTTCCCTCGGTAGAAGGGGTGAAGTATCAGGGCGTCCTCCCCTGGCTTCTTCGCCTTCGCCAACATCTCTTCCACAGTGGGTTTCCTACCTCCCTCCTCACTAGAGTCGTCCATTTTTTTCACCTATCCAATCGATTCTGAACCAGTCTCAGGCGACGCATCGCGCGTATATAATCCTTTTCAGATTCGTGAGATTGGATACTAATATCGTCATTTCTCGAAGGATGCCTTCAGCATCGTCTTTCCTGCCAGACTGGTCCTGCCAGACGGGGTCGAACCGTGGGCGTGACAGAAAGAGGTGCATGCGTTACGATATCTGATGTGATTTCTGCGAAAAGCGTTATTCTTTAATAGTCGTGGTTCCATTCGTCTCCTAGGTATGAAGATGGTGGAAAGATGGGAAGGCGAAGGTGTCCATCTGGGTGAGAGGTGGAAAGGCCTGGACATGAGACTTCTTCCTCTCGACCACATCGATGTGAAGATCCTCGAGAAGCTGAGGGAGAATGCCAGGACAAGCAACATCGGGATTGCCAGAGATCTCAAGATAAGCGAGGCGACCGTCAGAAGGCGGATAATGAGCATGGAGAGGAAGGGAATAATAAAGGGCTATTCCGTCTATATCGACTATCAGCTTATTGAGAATCCAGTGAAGGCCTACGTTCACATAAGCGTCTCTGGGACTCACAGGGACGACATTGTCAAGAGGGTGTGCGAGCACAGTCGCGCTGTCGCCGTATACAGGGTGACGGGCGACCACGAGATTCTCTGCGTGATGCTTTTCGTAGACATGCCGGAACTCCAGGACTTCCTGGACTCCTATCTGGATGTAGATGGAATCCGTGACGTGAGGGCGCAGATCGTGATGAGCCCTTACAAAGGAGTTCCGTGGACCGGAGTGTAGGGTCTCATCCCGCTTGCTTTCTGCCGATTTCTCGAAAAGGCTACAACGTCGAATCCGACACGGGCCCACACGCCTCCGTGAGATGTCAGAACTTCACCGGAACGGCGTGGGCATCAAAACCGTTCTTTCCCTCGTCCAGACCGAATGCCATGACGTAGAGTTGCGA
It contains:
- a CDS encoding Lrp/AsnC family transcriptional regulator, whose protein sequence is MVERWEGEGVHLGERWKGLDMRLLPLDHIDVKILEKLRENARTSNIGIARDLKISEATVRRRIMSMERKGIIKGYSVYIDYQLIENPVKAYVHISVSGTHRDDIVKRVCEHSRAVAVYRVTGDHEILCVMLFVDMPELQDFLDSYLDVDGIRDVRAQIVMSPYKGVPWTGV
- a CDS encoding malate dehydrogenase; the protein is MDDSSEEGGRKPTVEEMLAKAKKPGEDALILHPFYRGKIEVTLKAPVRDFNDFAIWYTPGVAEPCRLIQKEPEQVYNQTNKWNTIAVVSDGTRVLGLGDIGPEAGLPVMEGKSLLFKYLGGVDAFPLCLATKDPDEIIQCTKWLEPSLGGINLEDISHP